The following are encoded in a window of Chloroflexota bacterium genomic DNA:
- the gltX gene encoding glutamate--tRNA ligase yields the protein MADTVRVRFAPSPTGEPHIGNIRTALFNWLFARHSGGSFVLRIEDTDQERKVEGALDSILASLRWLGLDWDEGPESERGGSHGDYGPYIQSERLALYREAVDTLLANGAAYPCFCSPERLDAMRKEQQRNQQPPGYDRHCLTALTAEERERRAAEEKHVVRFRIPTESGTVVVNDFIRGDVAYEPALIDDFVILKSDGFPTYHLANVVDDHFMQISHVMRAEEWLPSAPRHVLLYRALGWDPPVLAHLPMILGPDRAKLSKRHGATSTLEYKNSGYLPEAMTNFMALLGWSLDDHTELFSRDELVEHFDLERVGKAGAIFNAEKLTWMNGLYIRQLPAKELAERILPFLERPEAESGLPDGVARPVDAEYVATLTPLIQERLKRLDEAPALLSFFFEGLPTPAAKDLVPKGVSPEQAFGALSAVTERLESVGDWEEEALEASLRPMAEELELKTGQLFGAIRAAVTGRAVSPPLFATMVALGRERCMDALRNAAGTLR from the coding sequence ATGGCAGACACGGTCAGAGTCCGGTTCGCGCCGAGTCCTACGGGTGAACCCCACATCGGGAACATCAGGACGGCGCTGTTCAACTGGCTGTTCGCGCGGCACTCGGGCGGCTCCTTCGTCTTGCGCATCGAGGACACGGACCAGGAGCGCAAGGTGGAGGGCGCGCTGGACTCGATCCTGGCGTCGCTGCGCTGGCTGGGGCTCGATTGGGACGAAGGCCCGGAGAGCGAACGCGGGGGCAGCCACGGCGACTACGGCCCGTACATCCAGTCGGAGCGGCTGGCGCTGTACCGCGAGGCCGTCGACACGTTGCTGGCAAACGGCGCCGCCTACCCGTGCTTCTGCTCGCCGGAGCGGCTTGACGCGATGCGGAAAGAGCAGCAGCGCAACCAGCAGCCTCCCGGCTACGACCGCCACTGCCTGACCGCACTCACCGCCGAGGAGCGCGAGCGCCGCGCTGCCGAGGAGAAGCACGTCGTGCGCTTCCGCATCCCGACCGAGAGCGGAACGGTCGTCGTCAACGACTTCATCCGCGGGGACGTTGCCTACGAGCCGGCGTTGATAGACGACTTCGTCATCCTGAAGTCCGACGGCTTTCCGACGTACCACCTTGCCAACGTAGTGGACGACCACTTCATGCAGATCTCGCACGTCATGCGCGCGGAGGAGTGGCTGCCGAGCGCACCGCGCCACGTGTTGCTGTATCGCGCCCTCGGCTGGGACCCGCCGGTGTTGGCGCACCTGCCGATGATCCTGGGCCCGGACCGCGCAAAGTTGTCGAAGCGCCACGGTGCAACGTCAACCCTCGAATACAAGAACAGTGGCTACCTGCCGGAAGCGATGACCAATTTCATGGCGCTCCTTGGTTGGTCGCTGGACGACCACACGGAGTTGTTCTCCCGCGACGAGCTGGTGGAGCACTTTGACCTGGAGCGCGTGGGCAAGGCCGGGGCGATCTTCAACGCCGAGAAGCTCACATGGATGAACGGCCTCTACATCCGGCAACTGCCCGCCAAAGAGCTCGCCGAGCGCATCCTGCCGTTCCTGGAGCGTCCCGAGGCCGAGAGCGGACTGCCGGACGGCGTGGCACGGCCCGTCGACGCTGAGTATGTGGCGACATTGACGCCGCTCATACAGGAGCGGTTGAAGCGGTTGGATGAGGCGCCCGCTCTGTTGTCGTTCTTCTTCGAGGGTCTTCCGACGCCCGCCGCGAAGGACCTCGTCCCGAAGGGCGTCTCGCCTGAGCAGGCATTCGGAGCCCTCTCGGCGGTCACGGAGAGGCTGGAGTCCGTCGGCGATTGGGAAGAGGAGGCGCTGGAGGCGTCCCTACGGCCCATGGCGGAGGAGCTTGAACTGAAGACGGGGCAGCTCTTCGGCGCCATCCG
- the lipA gene encoding lipoyl synthase, with amino-acid sequence MPPERRLPEWFRVPAPGGPNYLRLRSLVLNGGLHTVCQEAHCPNIGDCWDRGTATFMILGDICTWRCHYCAVTTGRPLALDLGEPARLAETVRQLGLGHCVITSVTREDLPDGGASVFAECIERIHAALPGCTVEVLIPDFKGDDDALHTVLDAGPAVLNHNIETVRPVFRRVRPKGGYDRSLRLLRRSTEMAPHIPTKSGIMVGLGETEGDIRDTMADLREAGCRLLTIGQYLRPSKLHWKLERFYTPQEFEALAALGRTMGFAHVASGPLVRSSYHADEQAAAAKGG; translated from the coding sequence GTGCCCCCAGAACGTCGACTGCCTGAATGGTTCCGGGTGCCCGCCCCCGGCGGCCCCAACTACCTCCGTCTGCGCAGCCTCGTGCTCAACGGCGGCCTCCACACCGTCTGCCAGGAAGCTCACTGTCCCAACATCGGCGACTGCTGGGACCGCGGCACCGCAACCTTCATGATTCTCGGCGACATCTGCACTTGGCGCTGCCACTACTGCGCTGTCACCACCGGCCGCCCGCTCGCCCTCGACCTCGGAGAACCGGCGCGCCTCGCCGAGACCGTCCGCCAGCTCGGCCTCGGCCACTGCGTCATCACCTCCGTCACCCGCGAGGACCTGCCCGACGGCGGCGCGTCCGTCTTCGCCGAGTGCATCGAGCGCATCCACGCCGCGCTGCCCGGCTGCACCGTCGAGGTGCTCATCCCCGACTTCAAGGGTGATGACGACGCCCTCCACACCGTCCTCGACGCGGGCCCCGCTGTCCTCAACCACAACATCGAGACCGTCCGCCCCGTCTTCCGCCGCGTCCGCCCCAAGGGCGGCTACGACCGCTCCCTCCGCCTCCTGCGCCGCTCAACGGAGATGGCCCCGCACATCCCCACCAAGTCCGGCATCATGGTCGGCCTCGGCGAGACGGAGGGCGACATCCGCGACACGATGGCCGACCTGCGTGAGGCCGGCTGCCGGCTCCTGACCATCGGCCAGTACCTCCGGCCGTCCAAGCTGCACTGGAAGCTTGAGCGCTTCTACACCCCGCAGGAGTTCGAGGCCCTCGCCGCCCTCGGCCGCACGATGGGCTTCGCGCACGTCGCCTCCGGCCCCCTGGTCCGCAGCTCCTACCACGCCGACGAGCAGGCGGCCGCGGCGAAGGGCGGGTAA